The DNA window GCGTACAGCTCGTCGTAGACCGCCTCCCAGCCGCGGACGTGGTCGTGGTGTACGGACATCAGCCGTTCGCCCCCGCGGGCGCGGGGAGGTGGCCGGTACTGGCGAAGCAGGCCAGCGCGCCGCGGAGGTAGGCCGCGTCGACCGGGCCGCAGACCAGGTCCGCGCTCAGCGCGGACCTGGCGCGGCTGGTGTCGTACTCGGCTTCGCGCCAGCCGTCCGCGACCTGCCGCTTCCACGCGCCGACCACGGAGAGCACGAGATCCCAGCGCCTGCCCCCGTCCTCGGCGGAGCGCCGCACGAGTTCGGAGTACCAGGTGTCGATGTCGACCGAACGCAGGTCGTACCCGGCGAGGGTCATCGCCTCGCCCACCACGCGGAAGGTGAACGGCTGCGGCGAAATCAGGTGGTAGCGCCCGCCGAGTGACTCCTTTTTCCTTGCCAGGGCGGTGATCCCGTCGGCGACGTAGTCGACAGGGGACGCGGGCATCGGCACCGCCGAGTCGGGCACCATGCCGAGGTACGCGCACGCCTGCACGATCTCGCTGGTGGCGTCCGACGGGTTCCAGTACGCGGGCGAGGTGGCGCCCACCAGCCTGGCCGCCCGGTAGACCACCGTCGGCACACCGCGTTCGTCCGCCAGCGCCAGCAGCCGCTCGGCGACCCACTTCGAAGCCTCGTAACCGTGCCGCGCCTCCGGCGGGGTCCCGGTGACCGGCAGTTCGCGGCCGCCGAGCTCCGGCGCGCTGAGCCCGGCGTACGACGGGTAGTGCACGGGTTTGGTCCGGCCGGTCGCGGCGAGCCGGAGCACCTCCTTGGTGCCGCCGACGTTCGTCGAGCGCAGCCGCCGGTAGCTCGGCAGCGTGTTCACCGTGCCCCCGGCGTGGTAGATCTCCTGCACGTCCGCCGCCAGCGCCGCGAAGTTCTCTTCGGACAGTCCGAGCAGCGGTTTGGTGAGGTTGCCGCACACCGTGGTGATGCGGCCGCGGTACTCCTCGCGCCACAGCCCCGCCGCGCGCAGCGTGTCGTGCACGCGCGCCAGGCCGTCGTCCGGAGTCCGGTCCCGCACCAGGCAGGTGACGGTCGCCGTGCCCGAGCGCAGCAGCCGGTCGAGCAGGAAGGAGCCGAGGTAGCCGGTGGCGCCGGTGAGCAGGAACCGGCTCGGCGACGGGTGCCACGCGGCCGGGCCGATCCCAGTGATCGACTCGTCGAGCGTGACGTCGGCGCTCAGATCTTGGTGCCCTCGTGGCGCGGGCTGCGCCTCGCCGCCCGCTTCGATCAGCTTGGCGAGGTCGCGCACCGTCGGGTTCTCGAACAGCGCGTGCAGCGTGACGGTGAGGTTCCAGCGGTCGCGGATCTGGTTGGTCGCGCGCGTGCCGAGCAACGAGTGCAGGCCGAGTTCGACGAGGTTGTCCGCGGCGCCGACCCGGTCGACGTCGAGGATGGCGGCCATCAGCTCGGCGACCGCTTTCTCGGTCGGTGTGGCTGGCGGGTCGGCCGGTCCGGATTCCGCGGCGGGGGCCGTGGTCTCGGCACGATCGCCGAGGTGTTCGAGGCCGTCGTCGTCGGTCACCCTCGCCCACAGCCCGGAAACCGCCCCACCGATCTCGACCAAACCCGGTGCGCCGAGCGGAACTTCGTGCCCCCGCGCGTCGACGAGCCGGAGCGGGCGGCCCGCCGGAAGTGCGGCCGCCAGGTTGGCCGGGTCGGCGCAGGCGCGGGCGATACGCCGCCGTTCGTCCTCCGGCCGCACGTCGATGTCCGCCAGTGTGGTGCCCGCGTCCGAGGCCACGATCGCCGCGAGCACGTGCCGCACCCTGGCCAGCAGCAGCCCGGCCTGGTGCGCGCCGAACCGCCGCCGGTCGTGCACCAGCCGCATCGGCATGGTCGTCCCCGGCATCACCATCAGCACCAGCGGTAGCTGCGGCCGGGTGTCCACTGTGTACCCGCGGATCCGGATTCCGCCCACCGGACCGCCGAACTCCGGGATCGGGATGTTCTGGTAGGTGACCAGGCTTTCGAACAGGCCCCCCGCCCGTGCGACGCCGCTGTGCCGCTGGATGCCCACCAGGTCGGTCGCGGTGTGCTCGCGCGCGGCCAGCACGGAATCCTGGACGTGTCCCAGGTAGTCCAGCACCGGCTGGTCCTCGCGCGGGCGGGTGCGGATCGGGAAGGTGCCGACGAGACAGCCGACGATCGACTCGGCGGCGGGCACGTCGGCGGGCCGGTGCGCGAACGTCGTTCCCACGGTCAGGTCGTCGGTGTGCTGGCAGCGCGCGAGCACCAGCGACCACGCGCCGTGGACGAGGGTGTTCGCGGTGAGGCGGTGCCGCTTGGCGAACGCGTGCACGTCCTCGGCGACGTCCGCGAGGTCGAGTTCCGCCCAGTCGTAGGGGATTTCGCCGGTCCTCACGGCCGGTGGCGTGCCGACGTCGAGCCGCGGCGGCGGGGTGTACCCGGCGAGCTGGTCGCGCCAGTACCGCCCGGCCTCGGCGCCGTCCTGCCGCCGCCACCAGGCGACGTAGTCGCGGAACCGGCCAGCCGGGGGCAGGCCCGGCTCGTGCCCGTCGCAGCAGGCGCGGTAGGCCCGCAGGAACTCGCCCATGATGATCCCGACCGACCAGCCGTCCAGGATCAGGTGGTGCACGCTCAGCAGCTGGTGCCACCGGTCGTCGCCGACGGCGAGGCAGAGGTCCATCGGTGGCCGCGCTTCGAGGTCGAACCCGTTCGCGCGCACCGGGCGGAGGTAGTCCGCGATCCGGTCCTGCCCCTCGGCCGCGCCGAGCCCGCGCAGGTCCAGTTCGGTGCGTGGCAGCCCGATCCGCCGGTGCACGGTTTGCACCGGTTTCTTGATGTCGTTCCAGTGGAACGTGGTCCGCAGCGCGGGGTGGCGGTCGACCACGTGCTGCCAGGCGCGCCAGTAGGCGTCGGTGTCGAGTGCGCCCTCGAACTCCAGCACGGACTGCTCCAGGTAGGTTCCTTCGCCTGGCGCGTAAAGGTTTTCGAAGAGCATGCCGTGCTGCAGCGGGGTCAGGTCGTAGACGTCTTCGATCTCACGTGCGCTCACCGGATCGTGCTCCGTAACTCGTCGGCCAGCGCGGACAGGAACGCGCCTCGCTGGGAATGCGGGAAGAACGGGCTCACCACGGCGCCGCACCGTCGCCGTGCTCGCCGCCGGAAACGCGTGCGGCGGCGATCGCCCGCAGTTGCATGTTCGTGGTGCCCTCGTAGATCTTGCCGATCTTCGCGTCGCGGTAGAGCTTCTCCGCCGGGTATTCGGTGGAGTACCCGTTCCCGCCGAGGGTTTCCACCGCCTGCGAGGCGGCGCGCTCGGCGACTTCCGCGGCGAGGAACTTCGCGGTCGCGGTGGCGGTCAGCCGCTTCGCGAGCGGGATCGCGTCCAGCACCGCGATCGTGTGGTACAGGTAGGTCCGCGCGGCGTCCAGTTCGGCGGTGAGCCTGGCCAAGGGGAACTGCACGCCCTGGTAGGAGATGATCGGTTCGCCGAACTGGCGGCGCTGCTGCGCGTAGTCGAACGCCGCGTCCAGCGCGCCCTGGGCGAGCCCGATCATCTGCGCCGCGATGCCGATCTTGCCGATGTTCAGCGTCTCCATCGCGATGACGCGCCCGTTGTTCGCGCCGCCGAGGACGTTTTCCTTGCCCACCAGCACGTCGTCGAACTCCACCGCGCAGGTGGAGCTGGCGCGGATGCCGAGCTTCGAAATCCGCTCGCCGACCCGCACCCCCGGCGCGTCGGCGTCCACGAGGAACGCGGTGGCACTGGAGTTCCCGCTCTTCGCGAACACCACGAAGAGCCCCGCCTCGGCCGCGTTCGTGGTCCAGTGCTTGTGCCCGGTGAGCCGGAACCCGGTGCCGTCCGGGACGGCTTCGGTGGTCAGCGCGAAGGCGTCGCTGCCGGAGTCCCGTTCGGACAGTGCGTAGGCACCGACCGTGGAGGTGGCGAGGCGGGGCAGGTACCGCCGCTTCTGGTCGCCGTCGCCGTGCCGTAGCAGCGCGCTGATCACCAGCGCGTTCTGGACGTCGACGAACACCGCGACCCCGGGGTCCACACGGGACAGCTCCTCGATCGCGACCGCCGAGGACAGCAGATCGCCGCCGTAGCCGCCGTACGCCTCCGGGACCTCGATGCCCATCAGGCCCTCGGCGAACAGCGTCTGCACGAGGCCGTCGTCCATCCGCTGCGCGGTGTCCATCTTGGACACCAGCGGGCGCACGGCCCGGTTCGCGAACTCGCGGATCTCCGCGCGCCGGGCGGGATCGGGCTCGACTGGACTGCTCAATGGAACTCCCCGGAAACTTCGGCGAACACGGCGGCCAGGTCTTCGTCGTCCACGTCGGCGAGCGGGAAGTCGCCGGTGTCGACGTGGATCTCCTCGTGCCCGCGGCACCGCTGCCCGACCCGGCGCACCGCGTCCGCGAAATCGGTGGAGGTCGCCGGGGCGTCTCCGGTCCACGCCACGACGAGGCCGCCGTCGGCGATCGCCCAGGTGAGCTCCGCGGCCGCGCGCCCGGCCGGTTCCCAGTGCGGCCACGCGGGCACGGGGCACGGAACCGAGCCGAGCGAGCGCACCAGCACGTCGGGAGAGTGCACCGCGGGCGCCTCCACCGCGGACCGGTAGCGGCGCTTGACTTCGGGCAGCTCCGTGCCCGGCTCGACGGGCCCGATCTCGGCGATGCCGCCCAGCGCGCCGACGGCCGTCGGCTGCTCTCGCCGGTCGTGTTCGAAGTGGACGGTCGAGCCGGTTCCGCCGAGCAGGTCGAGGCAGGCGGCGAGAACCACCTCCTCGGCCGACATCCGGTAGGTCTCTTCGGCGGCGGTCAGGATCGTCGCGGTTTCCTCGGCGCCGAGCGTCACCCGCGCCGGTGCGGCCTCGGTGGCGCCGGTCAGCCCGGCCAGTTCGCCGAGCAGCGCGCCCCAGCTCCTGCCATCGGCGACCAGTTCGTGCGCCAGGCACACCAGGTACCTGGTGTCGTGGAGGTCGAACACCGCGAACTTGACCAGGCCGCCCTCACGGGGATCCAGCTCCTCGCGCATCTCGTCGACCATCTGCCGCATCGCGCCGCGCTGCCGGTCCTCCCGCAGCACGCGGAGGTCGATCTCCGGTACGTAGGTCCCGGCCTCGCCGATCCGCTGGACCCAGTCCTCGCCGTCCCGCTCGAAACGCCCGCGCAGCGCGGGATGCCTGCGTAGCAATGCCTCTATCCACTCAGGACAGACAAAGAAGTCCGCGTCCACCGGGAGTTCCACCCAGTTCGCGGTGCCGCCCGGCTTGGCGCCGTCGAGCAGCGCGCGCTGCGACGGCGTCAGCTCCACCGCGTCTCCCGCGCCGTCGAGACTCGTCGCGCGCGCTTCGATGATCGCGGCCGCGTCGGCGATGGTCTCCGCTTCGAACAGGTCCGCCAGCACGAGCTGCACGCCCTGGTCACCGGCGCGCGCCGCGATCTGCACCGCGGTGATCGAATCCCCGCCGACTTCGAAGAAGCTGGCGCGGGCGTCGATGTGCTCGACCCCGAGTACCTCCGCGGCGATGGCGGCGAGCCGGACCGCCAGCTCGGACAGCGGTGCGTCGGCCGTGGTCGTTTCGGGTGTTGTGGTGGTGGGGTGGGGGAGGTGGTTGCGGTTGATTTTGCCGTTGGGGGTGAGGGGGAGGTGGGTGAGGATGGTGGTGGTTGTGGGGTGCATGTAGGTGGGGAGGGTTTGGGTGAGGTGGTGGTGGGTTTGGGTGCGGAGTTGTTCGGGGGTGAGGGTGGTGTGGGGGTGGGGGTAGAGGTAGGCGTGGAGTTGTTTGTGGTGTGGGGGTCCGGTGGTGGTGGCGATGGCGGTGTGGATGTCGGGGTGGGTGGTGAGGGTGGTTTCGATTTCGCCGAGTTCGATGCGGTGGCCGTTGATTTTGACTTGGGTGTCGGTGCGGCCGAGGAATTCGAGGGTGCCGTCGGGGTGGCGGCGGGCGAGGTCGCCGGTTTTGTAGAGGCGGGTGCCGGTGGTGGGGTGGGTGAGGAAGGCGGCGTGGGTTTTGCCGGGGTCGTTGTGGTAGCCGGTGGCCAGGCCGTCACCGGAGATGTAGAGGTCGCCGGTGGTGTGGATGGGGCAGGGCTGGAGTTGGGTGTCGAGGACGTGGAGTTGCTGGTTGGCCAGCGGAGTGCCGTACGGAATCGAGGTCCATTCGGGATCCAGTGCGGTGATGGGGTGGTAGACCGACCAGATCGCGGCCTCGGTGGCGCCCCCGAGGCTGTAGAGGTCGATGTCGGGGTGGGTAGCCCACAAGTTGTCCGGTAGCGCGAGGGGGATCCAGTCGCCGGAGAGCATCACCAACCGCAACGACGTGGCGGGTGTTCCGGTGGGGAGGTGTTCGGTGTACATGGTCATCAACGCCGGAACCGAATTCCACACCGTGATGTCGTGAGTGGTGATCAGCTCGTGCCAGTGCGCGGGATCCCGCCCGGTCGCGGGCAACACGAGACTGCCTCCGGCGCCGAGGACACCGAAGACATCCCACACCGACAGGTCGAAACTCAACGAGGACAACGCCAACGCCCGATCCGCCGACGTGACCCCGAACCGGGCGTTGATGTCCAGACACGTGTTGGACGCCGCCCGGTGCGTGATCGCCACACCCTTCGGCAGACCGGTGGAGCCGGAGGTGTAGATGATGTAGGCAAGATCGTCCAACTGCGACACTTGCTCTGGTGTCGCATCCCGAGTCGCCTCAGCGAGATCGACGGGTGCGGTGTCGAGCAGCGCCACACGGGTGTTGTCGGGCCAGTCCAGGGTTTCCCGGGCTTCGGTGGTGAGGATCAGGCGGGCACCGGCATGCGTGGCCATGTGGTGACGGCGTGCGGTGGGGAGTTCGGGGTCGATGGGGACGTAGACGCCACCGGCGAGCAGGACCGCGACCACGGCGGTGATCTGGGCGGCGGTTTTGTCCATCGACACCGCCACCACCTGTCCCGGTCCGACACCGAGCGACCGCAACGTCCGGGCGGTCCGGCAGGCGCGGACATACAGTTCCCCGAACGTGGTCCATTCCCCGTCGGCGAACACCGCCCGCGCCGAGGGATCCGCCAACGCACACTCCACCAACGGACCATGCAACAGCTGAACATCGATCGGCGCCGCGGTGTCATTGACCGACTCGATCACCTCCCGCTGCCACCCCGGCAACACCGAGTCCACACCGGACTCCCACCCCGAATCCCCACCAGCCAACAACTCCAACACCCCGCAATACGCGGCAAACATCTCCTCCACCACACCCGCCGCGAACAACCCCTCCACGGCGGGCCAGCTCAGGTACAGCCCGTCGGACACCTCCAGCACCCCGGCGTCCAGCCAGACCTGCGGGGTCTGGATGACCTCGTAGGTCAGCCCGCCGATCCAGTCGACCATCGAGCGCTCGGTTTCGCTTTCGTCGACCAGGGTGCTGGTGTAGACGATCGGCATCACCGACCCGCTCGTCCCGCCGCGGGCGCGGGCGAGTTCGCGCAGGACGTCGACCCCGTTGACGTACCGGTGGTCGAGGTCCTCCCAGCTCTGCGCCTGGATCGCCCGCGCGATGGCGCCGAGGGTGCCGTGCTCGGCGAGGTCGACCGGCACCAGGTTGAACGACGCGAACCCGCCGACCAGCCCGCCGACGTCCTCGTGCACCGGGAGCCGGTTGTTGGTGGTGACGTTCAGGGTGAACTTCTCCGACGTGCTCCACGTACCCAGTACGAGCGCGTAGGCGGCCAGCAGCACCGCGGACGGCGTGACGCCGTACTTGCCGGCGCGTTCCTTGATGCTCTCCCACTGCGCGACCGGAAGGGTGCGGCTGCACGGCACGAACCGGGGTTCGGTGATGGTGTCCGGGGCGGTCGCCAGCGGCAGTTCCGGCGCGGGCGGCAGATCACGCACCCTGTCCCGCCAGTAGGCGAGAGAACGTTGGTACAGCGCGCTTTCCTTGAGCTTCCCGATCGCCATCAGGTAGTCGCGGAAGGTGATCCGCAACGGGGTCAGTTCGGCGGACGGGTCCTCGTAGAGCGTGCGCCAGTCCCGCAGCATGACCCGCACGCTGCCCATGTCGGACACCATCAGGTCGAACCCGAGGAACACCCTCGTCAGCCCGCCCGGCAGCAGGGCGGCGCGGATGTTGAACAGCGGCCACTCGTCGCCGGGCCGTACCTCGTGGGACATCCGCTCGCGCACCAGCGCCAGCTCCTCCGCCGCCCGGTCCGCCGGGGTGGTGCGCAGGTCGAGCACGTCGATCTCGTACGGACCGGCGTCGGCGAGGATGCGCTGGGTGCCGTCCGAGGTGATGATCGCGCGGAGCATGTCGTGCCTGGCGAGGATCCGGTTGAAGGAACCGCCCAGCCTGCCGAGGTCGATGCGGTCGTCTTCGACCTCCCAGTAGATGTGGGCGGCGACGTTGCCGACGCTGAAGTTCGCGGACCGGCCGATCCACTGCGCCTGCTGGATTTCGCTCAACGGGAACGGTTCGTACCGCGCGGCCGGATCGGGCACCGCGACCGGGAGCCGTTCGCGCTCCGACGGCGCGCCGCCCGCCTCGACCACCAGCGCGGCCATCGCTTCCACCGTGGGTGCCGCGATCAGGTCACGCAGCGGAACGTCCACGGCGAACTCGGCGCGGACCCCGGCGACGATCTTCGTGGCGAGCAGGGAGTGGCCGCCCAGTTCGATGAAGTTGTCGTGGATACCGATCGGGCCGACCCCGATCAGGTCCTGCCAGATCCGCGCGATCCGTTGCTGCGCCTCGGTTTCCGGTGCCGCGTACGCGGTGAGCAGATCCGGGCGAGAGCCGCCGCTCTGCTCGTCCTCGGTTTCTTCTTCCACAGTGGACACGATCGCGGAGTCGAGCGAGCGGGTGGGGGTTTCGCCACCGGCCGGTGCGCCGATCCAGTACCGCTTGCGGTCGAACGCGTACGGCGGCAGGCTGAGCAGGCGGCGGTGCTCGCCCTCGTGCATCGCCGCCCAGTCCACTTCGACCCCGGTCAGCCAGAGCCGCCCGACGGCGTCGAGCAGGAACCGGGTGTCGGAGTGCTCCTCCGCGGGCGCGCGCATCGCGTTGACCAGTACGTGCCCGCGCAGGTCCGGGTCCATTCTGGACAGACTGCCCAGCGTGTGCCCCGGCCCGGCCTCCAGCAGCACCGTGCCGGGATCGGCGGCCAGCTTCCGCAGGCAGGCGTGGAACCGCACGGGGTCGCGGACCTGACCGGCCCAGTACGCCGGGTCGGTCGCCTGCGCCGCGGTGATCCAGTCGCCGGAACGGTTGGACAGGAACGGTATCGCCGGTGCGGACAGCGGGATCCGGGACAGCGCTTCGGTCAGCGGTGCGACGGCGGGGTCCATCATCGCGGTGTGGAAGGCGTGCGAGGTGTGCAGCCTGCCGAAGTCGATCCCGCGCTCCCTCAGCAGTTCCGCGAACTCGTCGATCGCGTCGTGCGTCCCGGCGACCGCGCACTGGCCGGGCGCGTTGATCGCGGCGATCTCCACCGACGGGACCAGAACCTCGCGCAAATCATCCTCGGACAGCGCGACGGTCAGCATCGCGCCGCTCGGCTGCTGCTGCATGAGCTTTCCGCGAACGGCCACCATGTGCAGCGCGTCCGGCAATGTGAAGACACCGGCGAGGCAGGCGGCGACGACCTCACCGACGCTGTGCCCGAGCATCGCCTTCGGCTTCCCGCACCACGACTCCAGCGTCTTCGCCAGCGCGTATTCGACGGTGAACAGCGCTGGCTGGGCGAGTTCCGTCCGTTCGATGCGATCGCCGCCGTCCTCCGCGTAAAGCACGTCGCGCAGGTCCAGCCCGAGGTGCGGGCGCAGCAGCTCCGCGCATTCGTCGACCCCGGCGCGGAAAACGGGTTCGTCGCGGTAGAGGTCCCGGCCCATGGCGGGGTACTGGGTCCCCTGCCCGGGGAACAGCCACGCGACCTCCGGCGCGTCACCGGCCTGCCTGCTGAGCACGCGCTGCGGATCCCGGTTTTCGATCGCCTCGGCCGCGTCCTCGGCACTGGAGCACAGCACGACCCTGCGGTGGGGCAGTGCGGTACGGGTGGTCTGCAGGCTGAACGCGGTGTCGGCGAGCGGTTCCCCGCTTTCCCGCAGTTCCCGGCCGATCCGGCCGGTCATCGCGTCGAGCGCACCGGCCGACCGAGCGGACAGCACGATCGCCTGCACCGGTTTGCCCGGCGTGGACCGGGTTGCGGCGGGCGCTTCCTCGAGCACGCAATGGGCGTTCGTACCGCCGAAACCGAACGAGCTGACGCCGATCCGGCGCGGTGTCCCGGTCGCCTGCCACGGCCGCAGTTCGGTGTTCACGAAGAACGGCGTGGCGTCGAAGCCGATGTCCGGGTTCTCCTGCTCGAAGTTCAGGCTCGGCGCGATTTCCCGGTGCTGCAACTGGAGGATCGCCTTGATCAGTGCCGCGATCCCGGCCGCGCTGTCGAGGTGGCCGATATTGGACTTGACCGAGCCGATCGGGCAGCCACCGGCGTGGTACGGGCCGAAGACCTTGGTGAGCGCGGCGATCTCGATCGGGTCGCCGAGCGCCGTGCCGGTGCCGTGCGCCTCGATCGCGCCGATCGTGCCGGGGTCGATCCCCGCGGCGCCGAGCGCGGCGGCGACCACCTTCGCCTGGCCGGTGCTGCCCGGCGCGGTGTAGCCGACCTTGCGGGCGCCGTCGTTGTTGACCGCGGAGCCCTTGATCACCGCGTCGATCCGGTCGCCGTCGGCGAGCGCGTCGTCCAAGCGCTTCAGCACCACGATCCCGGCGCCGTTGCCGCCGATGGTGCCGCTCGCCTTCGCGTCGAACGGGCGGCAGTGCCCGTCGGCGGACAGGATCATGCCCTCCTGGTAGCGGTATCCGTGCTGCGGCAGGCGGATCGTCGCGCCACCGGCGAGCGCGACGTCGCAGTCGTAGGACAGCAGCGACTGGCAGGCGAGGTGCACGGCGACCATCGAGGTCGAGCACGCGGTCTGCACGCTGACCGCGGGACCGTCGAGGTCGAGCTTGTAGGCGATCCGGCTCGCCAGGTAGTCCTTGTCGTTCGCGATCAGCAGCTCGAACCCGTCGGGCGAGGTGTCCATCGCGCGGCCGGGGAGCAGGTTCGCCAGCAGGTAGGTCGACATGCTGCTGCCCGCGAAGACGCCGACCGTCACGTCGTCGCCGAAGCGCCGCTGCCCGGCGTCTTCCAGTGCCTGCCAAGCGGTTTCGAGGAGCACGCGCTGCTGCGGGTCGAGGACCGTGGCGTCACGGGCGCTGAACCCGAAGAAGCCCGCGTCGAACAGGTCGATGTCGTCGAGCGCGCCGAAAGCCTTGACGTAGGCCGGATCGTCGATCAGCTCGTCGGCTACCCCCGCGGCGCGCAGTGCTTCGGAATCGAAGAAGGTCACCGATTCCTTGCCCTCGCGCAGGTTCTGCCAGTACTGCCGCTGGTCGTTCGCCCCGGGGAACCGGCAGGCCTTCCCGATGATCGCGATCTCGGTGCCGTCGTTCGTGGAAGTCATGCCAGTGCCCCGTCGGTGGTCGTGGTGGTGGTCTGCGGACGCCTGCGGGCACGCCGGTCGCGGGCGCGCGCGAACGTCGCGGCCACCGCGTCCTCGGTCGTGTCGGCACCGCCGAGGTGGGCGGCGAGGTGCCGGATGCTCGGGTTTTCGAACAGGTCCGTCAACGCGAAGTCGCGACCGAGGCCGTCGCGGAGTTCGCGGTGCACCTTGACCATGACGACCGAGTCGAGGCCGAGGTCGAAGAAGTTCGCGGTCACGCTGATCCGGCGCGAATCCAGGATTTTTCCGACCAGGACGAGGATGCGCTTTTCCAGCTGGCTGGCCGGTTCTTCGGTGGTCGCGGGTGTTGTGGTGGTGGGGTGGGGGAGGTGGTTGCGGTTGATTTTGCCGTTGGGGGTGAGGGGGAGGTGGGTGAGGATGGTGGTGGTTGTGGGGTGCATGTAGGTGGGGAGGTGGTGGGTGAGGTGGTGGTGGGTTTGGGTGCGGAGTTGTTCGGGGGTGAGGGTGGTGTGGGGGTGGGGGTAGAGGTAGGCGTGGAGTTGTTTGTGGTGTGGGGGTCCGGTGGTGGTGGCGATGGCGGTGTGGATGTCGGGGTGGGTGGTGAGGGTGGTTTCGATTTCGCCGAGTTCGATGCGGTGGCCGTTGATTTTGACTTGGGTGTCGGTGCGGCCGAGGAATTCGAGGGTGCCGTCGGGGTGGCGGCGGGCGAGGTCGCCGGTTTTGTAGAGGCGGGTGCCGGTGGTGGGGTGGGTGAGGAAGGCGGCGTGGGTTTTGCCGGGGTCGTTGTGGTAGCCGGTGGCCAGGCCGTCACCGGAGATGTAGAGGTCGCCGGTGGTGTGGATGGGGCAGGGCTGGAGTTGGGTGTCGAGGACGTGGAGTTGCTGGTTGGCCAGCGGAGTGCCGTACGGAATCGAGGTCCATTCGGGATCCAGTGCGGTGATGGGGTGGTAGACCGACCAGATCGCGGCCTCGGTGGCGCCCCCGAGGCTGTAGAGGTCGATGTCGGGGTGGGTAGCCCACAAGTTGTCCGGTAGCGCGAGGGGGATCCAGTCGCCGGAGAGCATCACCAACCGCAACGACGTGGCGGGTGTTCCGGTGGGGAGGTGTTCGGTGTACATGGTCATCAACGCCGGAACCGAATTCCACACCGTGATGTCGTGAGTGGTGATCAGCTCGTGCCAGTGCGCGGGATCCCGCCCGGTCGCGGGCAACACGAGACTGCCTCCGGCGCCGAGGACACCGAAGACATCCCACACCGACAGGTCGAAACTCAACGAGGACAACGCCAACGCCCGATCCGCCGACGTGACCCCGAACCGGGCGTTGATGTCCAGACACGTGTTGGACGCCGCCCGGTGCGTGATCGCCACACCCTTCGGCAGACCGGTGGAGCCGGAGGTGTAGATGATGTAGGCAAGATCGTCCAACTGCGACACTTGCTCTGGTGTCGCATCCCGAGTCGCCTCAGCGAGATCGACGGGTGCGGTGTCGAGCAGCGCCACACGGGTGTTGTCGGGCCAGTCCAGGGTTTCCCGGGCTTCGGTGGTGAGGATCAGGCGGGCACCGGCATGCGTGGCCATGTGGTGACGGCGTGCGGTGGGGAGTTCGGGGTCGATGGGGACGTAGACGCCACCGGCGAGCAGGACCGCGACCACGGCGGTGATCTGGGCGGCGGTTTTGTCCATCGACACCGCCACCACCTGTCCCGGTCCGACACCGAGCGACCGCAACGTCC is part of the Amycolatopsis sp. CA-230715 genome and encodes:
- a CDS encoding thioester reductase domain-containing protein, translated to MSAREIEDVYDLTPLQHGMLFENLYAPGEGTYLEQSVLEFEGALDTDAYWRAWQHVVDRHPALRTTFHWNDIKKPVQTVHRRIGLPRTELDLRGLGAAEGQDRIADYLRPVRANGFDLEARPPMDLCLAVGDDRWHQLLSVHHLILDGWSVGIIMGEFLRAYRACCDGHEPGLPPAGRFRDYVAWWRRQDGAEAGRYWRDQLAGYTPPPRLDVGTPPAVRTGEIPYDWAELDLADVAEDVHAFAKRHRLTANTLVHGAWSLVLARCQHTDDLTVGTTFAHRPADVPAAESIVGCLVGTFPIRTRPREDQPVLDYLGHVQDSVLAAREHTATDLVGIQRHSGVARAGGLFESLVTYQNIPIPEFGGPVGGIRIRGYTVDTRPQLPLVLMVMPGTTMPMRLVHDRRRFGAHQAGLLLARVRHVLAAIVASDAGTTLADIDVRPEDERRRIARACADPANLAAALPAGRPLRLVDARGHEVPLGAPGLVEIGGAVSGLWARVTDDDGLEHLGDRAETTAPAAESGPADPPATPTEKAVAELMAAILDVDRVGAADNLVELGLHSLLGTRATNQIRDRWNLTVTLHALFENPTVRDLAKLIEAGGEAQPAPRGHQDLSADVTLDESITGIGPAAWHPSPSRFLLTGATGYLGSFLLDRLLRSGTATVTCLVRDRTPDDGLARVHDTLRAAGLWREEYRGRITTVCGNLTKPLLGLSEENFAALAADVQEIYHAGGTVNTLPSYRRLRSTNVGGTKEVLRLAATGRTKPVHYPSYAGLSAPELGGRELPVTGTPPEARHGYEASKWVAERLLALADERGVPTVVYRAARLVGATSPAYWNPSDATSEIVQACAYLGMVPDSAVPMPASPVDYVADGITALARKKESLGGRYHLISPQPFTFRVVGEAMTLAGYDLRSVDIDTWYSELVRRSAEDGGRRWDLVLSVVGAWKRQVADGWREAEYDTSRARSALSADLVCGPVDAAYLRGALACFASTGHLPAPAGANG
- a CDS encoding acyl-CoA dehydrogenase family protein, whose translation is MSSPVEPDPARRAEIREFANRAVRPLVSKMDTAQRMDDGLVQTLFAEGLMGIEVPEAYGGYGGDLLSSAVAIEELSRVDPGVAVFVDVQNALVISALLRHGDGDQKRRYLPRLATSTVGAYALSERDSGSDAFALTTEAVPDGTGFRLTGHKHWTTNAAEAGLFVVFAKSGNSSATAFLVDADAPGVRVGERISKLGIRASSTCAVEFDDVLVGKENVLGGANNGRVIAMETLNIGKIGIAAQMIGLAQGALDAAFDYAQQRRQFGEPIISYQGVQFPLARLTAELDAARTYLYHTIAVLDAIPLAKRLTATATAKFLAAEVAERAASQAVETLGGNGYSTEYPAEKLYRDAKIGKIYEGTTNMQLRAIAAARVSGGEHGDGAAPW